A genomic stretch from Pochonia chlamydosporia 170 chromosome 4, whole genome shotgun sequence includes:
- a CDS encoding metallo-beta-lactamase superfamily domain-containing protein, producing MSPFTFKTTNHPSVQAKLGSPVNSSFMESLLDQPGPINIKTIGADWVANLSGLLNLNDPKAVQAGLKERREPIKIFAHTIRHPSHGFFLVDTGVSRRFVTDPEAAGVGWVLRKYAGISDMKVQQSTKEIINAEGIDLKGVFMTHLHLDHVSGLPDIPKDVPIYVGPHEADSGLFMNVAVQGTNDRLLAGRPPLQDFNIPRDTDDKFEGVIDIFGDGTLFAIHSPGHTTGHIALVARTPAGPVLMTGDVCHTRWGWDHGVEPGSFLKDREPSRKSLFALKAFSERHPDMEIKLGHQF from the coding sequence ATGAGTCCATTCACCTTCAAAACTACGAACCACCCATCTGTCCAGGCAAAACTCGGCAGTCCAGTGAATTCGAGCTTCATGGAGAGCCTGTTAGATCAGCCGGGGCCGATCAATATCAAGACAATTGGTGCCGATTGGGTTGCCAACTTGTCTGGATTGCTTAATCTGAATGACCCCAAGGCCGTACAGGCGGGTCTCAAAGAACGCCGAGAGCCGATTAAAATATTTGCCCATACTATACGGCACCCCTCTCATGGCTTCTTTTTGGTCGACACGGGTGTATCACGGCGTTTTGTGACTGATCCTGAAGCAGCAGGAGTTGGTTGGGTCCTACGGAAATATGCCGGTATAAGCGACATGAAGGTTCAGCAAAGCACGAAGGAAATTATTAACGCTGAGGGTATAGATCTGAAGGGGGTTTTCATGACGCATCTTCATCTGGACCACGTTTCGGGACTGCCAGATATTCCAAAGGATGTTCCTATCTATGTTGGACCCCATGAAGCAGATTCAGGGCTGTTCATGAATGTGGCTGTTCAAGGTACAAATGATCGACTTCTTGCTGGACGGCCGCCACTGCAAGACTTTAATATACCCAGGGATACAGACGATAAGTTTGAAGGAGTAATCGACATTTTCGGAGACGGCACGTTGTTTGCCATTCACAGCCCTGGCCACACAACAGGGCACATCGCTCTCGTCGCTCGCACGCCAGCAGGTCCGGTGCTTATGACAGGCGATGTGTGCCACACCCGCTGGGGCTGGGACCACGGCGTCGAACCAGGGAGCTTTCTCAAAGACAGGGAACCCAGCCGTAAAAGCCTGTTCGCACTCAAGGCGTTCAGCGAGCGTCACCCGGACATGGAGATAAAGCTGGGTCACCAATTTTGA